A region of Nocardioides alkalitolerans DNA encodes the following proteins:
- a CDS encoding dynamin family protein — protein sequence MTGTPDRRGVTDVVDRLLLDLAQGLPAELRRPFDEVRETLHAPLRLAVVGRVKAGKSTLVNALVGRRVAPTAAGECTQVVTWYTYGSPDRAEVQLRDGSTRPLDHGAVPASLDVPVDEVRRIVVHLQAGALRDLTLIDTPGLATLTAANEEATRRALLGDGSSTAAAGDADALLFAIREAERQDDFDFLRDFHRASGSLSATAVNTVCVLTQADLFGDGDLSGEDPFVLARGVADRIAMEHPTDFSAVVPVSGLLAQTARTGLVTEQLARTLRQLEAADPVLLRLWRQIGAPDGVGDAEMTGLWDAIGPYGVVAGRAVAPEGAAALRTWLAATSGLDELDTAIQRQLLPRAHLIKAIRALSVAATLAPGLPDPEDARARIEAALLAPALHPLAELRALRLLGAHAPASPLVPRLEAVVDDPDGVLEAASGAAAELRRAAAYAAGEATRSVVPAEIEAARVLARSYQLLARRVAGSPS from the coding sequence GTGACGGGGACGCCCGACCGCAGGGGGGTCACCGACGTCGTCGACCGCCTCCTCCTCGACCTGGCGCAGGGCCTCCCCGCGGAGCTCCGGCGACCGTTCGACGAGGTGCGGGAGACGCTCCACGCCCCGCTCCGGCTCGCGGTGGTCGGGCGGGTCAAGGCGGGCAAGTCCACGCTGGTCAACGCCCTCGTCGGCCGGCGCGTGGCTCCGACCGCCGCCGGGGAGTGCACCCAGGTCGTCACCTGGTACACCTACGGCAGCCCGGACCGGGCCGAGGTGCAGCTGAGGGACGGCTCCACCCGCCCCCTGGACCACGGTGCCGTGCCCGCGTCCCTCGACGTCCCCGTCGACGAGGTGCGGCGGATCGTCGTGCACCTCCAGGCCGGCGCCCTGCGCGACCTGACGCTCATCGACACCCCCGGTCTCGCGACCCTGACGGCCGCCAACGAGGAGGCCACGCGTCGGGCCCTGCTGGGCGACGGGTCCTCGACCGCCGCCGCCGGTGACGCCGACGCCCTCCTCTTCGCCATCCGCGAGGCCGAGCGCCAGGACGACTTCGACTTCCTCCGCGACTTCCACCGGGCGTCCGGATCGCTGTCGGCCACCGCGGTCAACACGGTCTGCGTGCTGACGCAGGCCGACCTGTTCGGCGACGGGGACCTGTCCGGGGAGGACCCGTTCGTCCTCGCCCGCGGCGTGGCGGACCGGATCGCGATGGAGCACCCCACCGACTTCTCCGCCGTCGTGCCGGTCTCGGGCCTGCTCGCCCAGACGGCGCGGACCGGTCTCGTCACGGAGCAGCTCGCCCGCACGCTGCGCCAGCTCGAGGCGGCCGATCCGGTCCTCCTGCGGCTCTGGCGCCAGATCGGGGCCCCGGACGGGGTGGGCGACGCCGAGATGACCGGCCTGTGGGACGCGATCGGCCCCTACGGCGTCGTCGCCGGGCGCGCGGTCGCGCCCGAGGGCGCCGCCGCGCTCCGCACGTGGTTGGCCGCGACCTCCGGACTCGACGAGCTCGACACCGCGATCCAGCGCCAGCTGCTGCCCCGGGCCCACCTCATCAAGGCGATCCGCGCGCTCTCCGTCGCGGCGACGCTCGCGCCGGGCCTGCCCGACCCGGAGGACGCCCGGGCCCGGATCGAGGCAGCGCTCCTCGCGCCCGCGCTCCACCCGCTGGCGGAGCTGCGCGCCCTGCGCCTGCTGGGCGCCCACGCGCCCGCGTCACCGCTCGTGCCGCGGCTCGAGGCCGTCGTCGACGATCCCGACGGGGTCCTCGAGGCGGCGTCGGGCGCAGCGGCCGAGCTGCGTCGCGCCGCGGCGTACGCGGCCGGGGAGGCGACCCGCTCGGTCGTGCCCGCCGAGATCGAGGCGGCCCGGGTGCTGGCGAGGTCCTACCAGCTGCTCGCGCGCCGCGTGGCAGGATCGCCGTCGTGA
- a CDS encoding dynamin family protein, translating into MTTVPSPPAARVEPREYPIRVRLQPGQKKALGGAVGLLTKLGMTEDVALAMTPVSAVPPPPSVVVVGEVKRGKSTLVNALTGTEVSPTAAEVVTTGVIAVVPPSDDLPEGTARVELADGSHRDAPVAQALAALATEPEPSAGGHPTAPVLEPTTEGADAPPVGVRVAVTSRWLPGITVLDTPGVGGLRAVHGRRARAAVEHASLMLFVSDGGQVLTAPELAFVSEVAAGSASVVFVLSRTDRNPTTWEQVLADNRQLLATHAPRLADAPIVPVAATFALQAAQYPEAVAAKLVEASGLERLAEVVQAKVGDAGRARVVQALEACDAGLERAVAGLEREVALLEGATPAAVDAMVGERERLAELRHDLRTSRLELERDLGRVRHAALEVLNRGADDVVTRLGATIRGQKRAGTKSAKQQFASTLEAELAVLVRHVQHVLDTGIQRVVANAFAGLDAAPGRTFGSPIDLRAARSGVRTRVAATTSSMFDPSVATTAFLGANVAALVGLGGPIGILIAGGWLTINMGFRGMREGQSQLNAILNDNVATLRRELTTAVDAVVREVRPELYVAMEDHLKSCIGELDALIKASETQAARSAAEQEQATKDARRRRDTVVAQRAQVLEELDALRREVAELT; encoded by the coding sequence GTGACCACCGTCCCGAGCCCGCCCGCCGCGCGGGTCGAGCCCCGCGAGTACCCCATCCGGGTGCGCCTGCAGCCGGGCCAGAAGAAGGCGCTCGGCGGAGCCGTCGGCCTGCTGACGAAGCTGGGCATGACGGAGGACGTGGCCCTCGCCATGACGCCGGTGAGCGCCGTGCCGCCCCCGCCGTCCGTGGTCGTGGTGGGCGAGGTTAAGCGGGGGAAGAGCACCCTGGTCAATGCCCTCACCGGCACCGAGGTCTCCCCCACGGCGGCCGAGGTCGTCACGACGGGCGTCATCGCGGTGGTGCCCCCGTCGGACGACCTGCCGGAGGGCACGGCGCGGGTCGAGCTCGCCGACGGCAGCCACCGCGACGCCCCCGTCGCCCAGGCCCTGGCGGCGCTCGCCACGGAGCCCGAGCCGTCGGCGGGCGGCCACCCGACCGCGCCCGTGCTCGAACCGACCACCGAGGGCGCCGACGCCCCGCCGGTGGGCGTCCGCGTCGCGGTGACCTCGCGCTGGCTCCCCGGCATCACCGTCCTCGACACCCCGGGCGTCGGGGGCCTGCGCGCCGTGCACGGCCGACGCGCGCGGGCGGCCGTGGAGCACGCCTCCCTCATGCTCTTCGTCTCCGACGGCGGGCAGGTGCTCACCGCGCCCGAGCTCGCCTTCGTCAGCGAGGTCGCCGCGGGCTCGGCCTCGGTCGTCTTCGTGCTCAGCCGCACCGACCGCAACCCCACGACCTGGGAGCAGGTCCTCGCCGATAACCGGCAGCTGCTCGCGACCCACGCCCCCCGGCTCGCGGACGCGCCCATCGTGCCCGTGGCCGCCACGTTCGCGTTGCAGGCGGCCCAGTACCCCGAGGCCGTCGCCGCGAAGCTCGTCGAGGCCTCCGGTCTCGAGCGCCTCGCCGAGGTGGTGCAGGCCAAGGTCGGCGACGCGGGACGGGCCCGGGTCGTGCAGGCGCTCGAGGCGTGCGACGCCGGGCTGGAGCGTGCCGTCGCCGGTCTCGAGCGCGAGGTCGCGCTGCTCGAGGGCGCCACCCCCGCCGCCGTCGACGCGATGGTGGGCGAGCGGGAACGGCTCGCCGAGCTGCGCCACGACCTGCGCACCTCGCGCCTCGAGCTGGAGCGCGACCTCGGACGTGTGCGGCACGCCGCGCTCGAGGTGCTCAACCGCGGCGCCGACGACGTCGTCACCCGGCTGGGGGCGACGATCCGGGGGCAGAAGCGGGCCGGCACGAAGTCCGCGAAACAGCAGTTCGCCTCGACCCTCGAGGCCGAGCTCGCGGTGCTCGTGCGCCACGTGCAGCACGTGCTCGACACCGGCATCCAGCGGGTCGTCGCGAACGCGTTCGCCGGGCTCGACGCCGCCCCCGGACGGACGTTCGGCTCGCCGATCGACCTGCGGGCGGCGCGCAGCGGCGTCCGCACCCGCGTCGCGGCGACGACGAGCTCGATGTTCGATCCCTCGGTGGCCACCACCGCGTTCCTCGGCGCCAACGTCGCCGCCCTCGTCGGGCTCGGCGGCCCGATCGGCATCCTCATCGCGGGCGGCTGGCTCACCATCAACATGGGCTTCCGCGGGATGCGCGAGGGACAGTCGCAGCTCAACGCGATCCTCAACGACAACGTCGCGACGCTGCGACGCGAGCTCACGACCGCGGTCGACGCGGTCGTGCGGGAGGTGCGCCCCGAGCTGTACGTCGCGATGGAGGACCACCTGAAGTCCTGCATCGGCGAGCTCGACGCCCTCATCAAGGCGAGCGAGACCCAGGCGGCCCGGTCGGCCGCCGAGCAGGAGCAGGCCACGAAGGACGCACGACGACGGCGCGACACGGTGGTCGCGCAACGAGCACAGGTGCTGGAGGAGCTCGACGCCCTCCGGCGGGAGGTGGCGGAGCTGACATGA
- the aceE gene encoding pyruvate dehydrogenase (acetyl-transferring), homodimeric type, producing the protein MADVTADPTPRPSQSRPTSPSVIHEGLPTQLPDIDPDETHEWLDSFDSLIEDRGRDRARYLMLRLLERAREKQVGVPALRSTDYINTIPPEREPWFPGDEEIERRIRAYIRWNAAMMVSSANRKGLEVGGHIATYQSSASLYEVGFNHFFRGKEAPGGGDQVYIQGHASPGVYARAFLEGRLSEEQLYRFRQEVQHGVGQGLSSYPHPRLMPGFWEFPTVSMGLTAIGSIYQARFNRYLQNRGIKDTSQQHVWAFLGDGEMAEPESLGAIRVAAREELDNLTWVINCNLQQLDGPVTGNGKIIQELESNFRGAGWNVIKVVWGREWDQLLARDVDGVLVNKMNSTPDGAFQTYSVESGDYIRESFFGGDPRLRAMVEHMTDEQIRKLPRGGHDYRKVYSAFDAATKHTGQPTVILAQTIKGWTIDSLEGKNATHQMKKLTKDDVKRFRDRLYLPISDRDLDLAYEQTGAAPFFHPGEKSPEMEYMMERRKQLGGSLPKRVNRSTMLKLPGDKVYAELKKGAGKNKVATTMAAVRLLRDWMRDPEIGARIVPIAPDEYRTFGMDSMFPSAKVYNPMGQTYESVDRNMLLAYKESTSGQLLHEGISEAGAMASATAAGSAYATHGEQMIPFYIFYSMFGFQRTGDSIWAMADQLSRGFLIGATAGRTTLTGEGLQHADGHSPLLATTNPAVVHYDPAFSYEVAHVMRSGLERMYGATEQHPQGEDVIFYMTVYNEPVAQPAEPEDVDVEGILKGIHKVSTSEAEGPRVQLLASGVGFPWIAEAQRLLAEEWGVAADTWSVTSWNELARDGVAAEEWNLLHPSETPRTAYVADKLAGSGGPVVAVSDYMAAVPLQIARWVPEDYRVLGADGFGFADTRPSARRFFHIDAQSVVVAALQSLAEAGEIDPSVVQKAFDTYRVDDPTAVKDVKQEGGDA; encoded by the coding sequence ATGGCCGACGTGACCGCTGACCCGACACCCCGACCCAGCCAGTCGCGTCCCACTTCGCCGTCCGTGATCCATGAGGGCCTGCCGACCCAGTTGCCCGACATCGACCCCGACGAGACGCACGAGTGGCTCGACTCCTTCGACTCCCTGATCGAGGACCGTGGGCGCGACCGCGCCCGCTACCTGATGCTGAGACTCCTCGAGCGGGCCCGTGAGAAGCAGGTCGGCGTGCCGGCCCTGCGCTCCACGGACTACATCAACACGATCCCGCCCGAGCGCGAACCGTGGTTCCCCGGCGACGAGGAGATCGAGCGGCGCATCCGGGCCTACATCCGGTGGAACGCCGCGATGATGGTGTCGAGCGCGAACCGCAAGGGCCTGGAGGTCGGCGGCCACATCGCGACCTACCAGTCCTCGGCCAGCCTCTACGAGGTCGGCTTCAACCACTTCTTCCGCGGCAAGGAGGCCCCGGGCGGCGGCGACCAGGTCTACATCCAGGGCCACGCCTCCCCCGGTGTCTACGCCCGCGCCTTCCTCGAGGGCCGGCTCTCCGAGGAGCAGCTCTACCGCTTCCGCCAGGAGGTGCAGCACGGCGTCGGGCAGGGCCTCTCGTCGTACCCCCACCCCCGGCTCATGCCCGGGTTCTGGGAGTTCCCGACCGTGTCGATGGGTCTCACGGCCATCGGGTCGATCTACCAGGCGCGCTTCAACCGCTACCTGCAGAACCGCGGCATCAAGGACACCTCGCAGCAGCACGTGTGGGCCTTCCTCGGCGACGGCGAGATGGCCGAGCCCGAGTCGCTCGGCGCGATCCGCGTCGCGGCACGCGAGGAGCTCGACAACCTGACCTGGGTCATCAACTGCAACCTGCAGCAGCTCGACGGCCCGGTGACAGGCAACGGCAAGATCATCCAGGAGCTCGAGTCCAACTTCCGGGGCGCGGGCTGGAACGTCATCAAGGTCGTCTGGGGCCGTGAGTGGGACCAGCTGCTGGCCCGCGACGTCGACGGCGTGCTCGTCAACAAGATGAACAGCACGCCCGACGGCGCCTTCCAGACCTACTCGGTCGAGTCGGGCGACTACATCCGCGAGAGCTTCTTCGGCGGCGACCCGCGCCTGCGCGCCATGGTCGAGCACATGACGGACGAGCAGATCCGCAAGCTCCCCCGCGGCGGCCACGACTACCGCAAGGTCTACTCGGCGTTCGACGCCGCGACCAAGCACACGGGTCAGCCGACGGTGATCCTGGCGCAGACCATCAAGGGCTGGACGATCGACTCCCTCGAGGGCAAGAACGCCACGCACCAGATGAAGAAGCTGACGAAGGACGACGTCAAGCGCTTCCGCGACCGGCTCTACCTGCCGATCTCGGACCGCGACCTGGACCTCGCCTACGAGCAGACGGGCGCCGCGCCGTTCTTCCACCCGGGCGAGAAGTCGCCCGAGATGGAGTACATGATGGAGCGGCGCAAGCAGCTCGGCGGTTCGCTGCCGAAGCGTGTCAACCGCTCCACGATGCTCAAGCTCCCGGGCGACAAGGTCTACGCCGAGCTCAAGAAGGGCGCCGGCAAGAACAAGGTCGCCACCACCATGGCGGCCGTCCGCCTGCTGCGCGACTGGATGCGCGACCCGGAGATCGGCGCCCGCATCGTGCCGATCGCGCCGGACGAGTACCGCACGTTCGGCATGGACTCGATGTTCCCGAGCGCCAAGGTCTACAACCCGATGGGCCAGACCTACGAGTCGGTCGACCGCAACATGCTGCTGGCCTACAAGGAGTCGACCTCGGGGCAGCTGCTCCACGAGGGCATCTCCGAGGCGGGCGCGATGGCGTCGGCGACGGCCGCGGGCTCGGCGTACGCCACCCACGGCGAGCAGATGATCCCGTTCTACATCTTCTACTCGATGTTCGGGTTCCAGCGGACCGGCGACTCGATCTGGGCCATGGCCGACCAGCTCTCCCGTGGCTTCCTCATCGGCGCCACCGCCGGCCGCACGACGCTGACCGGCGAGGGCCTGCAGCACGCCGACGGCCACTCCCCGCTGCTGGCCACGACGAACCCCGCGGTCGTGCACTACGACCCGGCGTTCTCCTACGAGGTGGCGCACGTGATGCGCTCGGGCCTCGAGCGCATGTACGGCGCGACCGAGCAGCACCCGCAGGGCGAGGACGTCATCTTCTACATGACGGTCTACAACGAGCCGGTCGCGCAGCCGGCCGAGCCCGAGGACGTGGACGTCGAGGGCATCCTCAAGGGCATCCACAAGGTGTCGACCTCGGAGGCCGAGGGCCCGCGCGTGCAGCTGCTCGCGTCGGGCGTCGGCTTCCCGTGGATCGCCGAGGCGCAGCGCCTGCTCGCCGAGGAGTGGGGCGTCGCCGCGGACACGTGGTCGGTGACCTCGTGGAACGAGCTGGCCCGGGACGGCGTCGCCGCCGAGGAGTGGAACCTCCTGCACCCGAGCGAGACCCCGCGCACGGCGTACGTCGCCGACAAGCTCGCCGGTTCCGGCGGGCCCGTCGTGGCGGTGTCCGACTACATGGCCGCGGTGCCCCTCCAGATCGCCCGCTGGGTGCCGGAGGACTACCGCGTGCTCGGCGCGGACGGCTTCGGCTTCGCCGACACCCGCCCGTCGGCCCGGCGCTTCTTCCACATCGACGCCCAGTCGGTCGTGGTCGCGGCGCTGCAGTCGCTCGCCGAGGCCGGCGAGATCGACCCGTCGGTGGTGCAGAAGGCGTTCGACACCTACCGCGTCGACGACCCGACGGCCGTGAAGGACGTCAAGCAGGAGGGCGGCGACGCCTGA